The following are encoded in a window of Capricornis sumatraensis isolate serow.1 chromosome 7, serow.2, whole genome shotgun sequence genomic DNA:
- the UTP3 gene encoding something about silencing protein 10 has translation MVGRSGRRARGAAKWAAVRAKASRDPADDNGEDLESPPSPGDSSYYQDKVDDFHEARSRAALAKGWSEMESGDEEDGDEEEEVLALDVADEDDEDGESEEGDDDDGGSSVQSETEASVDPSLSWGQRKKLYYDTDYGFKSRGRQSQQEVEEEEREEEAEAQLIQRRLAQALQEDDFGVSWVEAFAKPVPQVNEAETRVVKDLAKVSVKEKLKMLRKESPELLELIDDLKVKLTEMKDELEPLLQLVEQKIIPPGKGSQYLRTKYNLYLNYCSNISFYLILKARRVPVHGHPVIERLVTYRNLINKLSVVDQKLSSEIRHLLTLKDGAGKRELNLKAKSMKTKPKSVSETSAAALAVRDLSDDSDFDEEAALKYYKEMEERQKLKRKKEENSTEEKALEDQNAKRAITYQIAKNRGLTPRRKKIDRNPRVKHREKFRKAKIRRRGQVREVRREEQRYTGELSGIRAGVKKSIKLK, from the coding sequence ATGGTGGGAAGATCCGGGCGGCGCGCGCGCGGAGCGGCCAAGTGGGCAGCTGTGCGAGCTAAGGCAAGTCGCGACCCAGCGGACGACAATGGAGAGGACTTAGAATCTCCACCCTCACCGGGGGACTCGAGCTACTACCAAGATAAGGTAGATGATTTCCATGAGGCCCGATCTCGGGCCGCCTTGGCTAAGGGCTGGAGCGAAATGGAGAGTGGGGACGAGGAGGATGgcgatgaggaggaggaggtgctTGCCCTAGATGTTGCCGATGAGGACGATGAAGACGGAGAGAGTGAGGAGGGTGACGATGATGACGGTGGGAGCTCCGTGCAGAGTGAGACTGAGGCTTCTGTGGATCCCAGTTTGTCGTGGGGTCAGAGGAAAAAACTTTACTACGACACGGACTATGGCTTCAAGTCCCGAGGCCGGCAGAGTCAACAAGAagtagaggaagaggaaagagaggaggaggcGGAGGCACAGCTCATTCAGCGGCGCTTAGCCCAAGCCCTGCAAGAGGACGATTTTGGAGTTAGCTGGGTGGAGGCTTTTGCAAAACCAGTACCTCAGGTAAATGAGGCTGAGACACGTGTCGTGAAGGATTTGGCGAAAGTTTCCGTGAAAGAGAAGCTGAAAATGCTGCGAAAGGAATCTCCAGAGCTCTTGGAGCTGATAGACGACTTGAAAGTTAAGTTGACAGAGATGAAGGATGAGCTGGAGCCATTGCTGCAGTTAGTGGAGCAAAAGATCAtcccccctggaaaaggaagccaATACCTGAGGACCAAATACAATCTCTATTTGAACTACTGCTCCAACATTAGTTTTTATCTGATCCTGAAAGCTAGGAGAGTCCCTGTACATGGACATCCTGTCATTGAAAGGCTTGTTACCTACCGAAATTTGATCAACAAGTTGTCGGTTGTGGATCAGAAGCTGTCCTCTGAAATTCGTCATCTGCTCACACTTAAAGATGGTGCTGGAAAGAGAGAActgaatttaaaagcaaaatccaTGAAGACCAAGCCAAAATCAGTTTCAGAGACTTCTGCTGCTGCCTTAGCTGTTAGAGACCTTTCTGATGATTCTGATTTTGATGAAGAAGCTGCACTGAAATACTATAAAGAAATGGAAgagagacaaaaattaaagagaaagaaagaagaaaatagtacCGAAGAAAAGGCTCTTGAAGATCAAAATGCAAAGAGAGCCATTACTTATCAGATTGCTAAAAATAGGGGACTTACACCTAGGAGAAAGAAGATTGATCGGAATCCCAGAGTCAAACACCGGGAGAAGTTCAGAAAAGCCAAAATTCGCAGAAGAGGCCAGGTTCGTGAAGTTCGTAGGGAAGAGCAACGTTATACTGGTGAACTGTCTGGCATTCGTGCAGGAGTTAAAAAGAGCATTAAGCTTAAGTAA